From the genome of Deltaproteobacteria bacterium:
CTGCGCCGCTACGTGCCCGGCACGCTGGCCGAGGAGATCACGAGCGGGGCCGCCCTCGAGCCCGAGGAGCGCGAGGTGACGGTGCTCTTCGTCGACATCCGCGGCTACAGCCGCTACGCGCTGCCGCTCGGCGCGAGCGAGGTCTTCTCGACCGTGAACCGCTACACGGAATCGGTGTCGGCCGCGGTGCGAGCCGGCGGCGGCACGGTGGTCGAGTTCAACGGCGACGGCATGATGGCCGTCTTCGGCGCCCCGCGGGAGCTTCCCGCCAAGGAGCGCGCCGCCGTCGAGACCGCGCAGCGGATCGGGGCGGCGATGGAGGCGCTCGCGCTCGACGGCGCGGCGGAGCGGCGCCTCGCCGTGGGCGTCGGCATCGCGACCGGCCCCGCCTACGTGGGCAACCTCCGGGCGGTGGACCGCCTGATCTGGAGCGCGATCGGCAACACCACGAACCTCGCGGCGCGGCTCCAGGCGCTGACCCGCGAGATCGGTGCGGCGATCGTGCTGGACGGCCCGACCTGGGCGGCGGCGGGCCCCGAGGCCTGCGCCCGCTTCGTGGCGCGCCCGGGCGTCGCCATTCGCGGGCGCGACGAGCCGGTGGACGTGTACGCGCTCCCGGTGGAGGAGGTGGCATGAGGATCCCGACGGGACGGGCATGGCTGGGGATCGGTCTGCTCGCCGTGACGGCAGGCGCCGCGTGGGGCGCCGAGCCCGAGCCGAACGACGACCGCGCGGCGGCGCCCTCGCTCTCGGGCGGCCTCGCGCTGGGCGCCTTCGCGCCGAGCGGGGTCGCCGTGGTGGACGGCACGCTCGGCGACGGCGACATCGACCACTTCGCGTTCGGTGTGCGCGCCGGCGAGCCGCTGAGCCTGGCGCTCTTCGAGGACGCGAAGGGCGAGCTCCACGATGCGCTGCTCGTGGTCTTCGACGGCGCGGGCACGGAGATCGCGAGCAACGACGACGGCGGGCCGGGCTTCTTCGCCCGACTCGGGCTCGTGCCGGCCGCCGACGACGAGTGGACCGTCGCGGTGACGCGCGCCCCCGACGCCGCCCGTGACGGCGACTTCGGCGCACCCTTCGACTACCGGCTGGTGGCGGCCGTGGCCGGCCCCGGCGCGCTGCCGGACGCCGACGCCCCGCCCGGCACGCAGGGCGCGAACGACTCCGACGCGAGCGCGCAGCCGCTCGGCGGGGCCGTCGCGGTGGTCACGGGGACGCTCGTCCCGGGCGACCGCGACGTCTTCTCGCTCCCGGTGGCGGCCTCGGACCTCGTCACGGTGTCGGTCTTCGAGCCCGGGAGCGGCGAGCTCCACGACTCCGTGCTCGCGCTGCGGCGCGCGGGCAGCGAGCTCGCCGCCGACGACGACGCCGGGCCGGGGCTGCTCTCGAACCTGGTGCGACGCGCGGGCGCGGGCGAGGCCGGCACCTGGCAGGTGGAGGTGAGCGGCTTCGCGAGCCCGGCCTCCGCACCCCACCAGCAGGCCTTCACCTACCAGCTCGTGGTCGTGGCCACCGGCGACACGCCGGCGCCGCGCACCTGCGACGCCAACGGCGACGCGGCGGTCGACCGCCTCGACCTCGACGCGATCTTCGCGGCGCGCGGCTCGCCCGCCGCGGGGCCCGGCGACCCGCGCGACGCCGACGGCGACGGCACGATCACCGTGCTCGACGCGCGCCGCTGCACCCTCTCTTGCGACCGGCCGGACTGCGCGCCGGCGCCGTCGTGCGGCGTCGGCGCCGAGCTGGTACTCGCGCTCGTGCCGCTCGGCGCGTGGCTGCGGAGGCGGCGATGAGCACTCGAGGAGGACGCGACATGCAGGACCGGAGCCTGGGGGTGCGAGCTCGCTGCCGGCGGGCGGCGGTGCTCGCGACGGCGGCGCTCGTGACGGTCCCGGCCTGGCTCGCGGCAGCGCCGGCGGGCGCCGTCTCGCTCGGGCTCTCGCCGCCCGCGGTGAGCCCCGTGCCGGGCGGCTCGTTCAGCGTCGACCTGCTCGTCGCGGACCTCGGCGGCACCGTCGTCGGCGCCTTCGACGTGACGCTCGGCTTCGACCCGCTGGCGCTCGCCGTCACCGGCGTGAGCTTCGACGTAGAGCTCGGCGCGATCCCGGCCGAGGCGAGCGCCGAGGCGATCGCTGGCAGCGGCACGCTCTCGCTCGCCGGGTTCTCGCTCCTCCCGGCGGCCGCGCTCGAGGCCCTCCAGGGCGACCCGGTCCGGCTCGCCACGATCGTGTTCGGGGTGACGAGCGCGGCGCCGAGCGCGATCACGATCACGGCGGCGCTGCTCGGCGACGGCGCGGGCGCACCGATCACGCTCACCGCACCCCCATCCGGCACGAACGTGACACCGATTCCGGAGCCGGCGGGCACCCTGCTCTTCGGGTCGGGCCTCTGCCTGGCGGCCGTCGTCTCGCGGAGGCGCGCAGCGCCTGCCTGAGCGTTGACGGGGCCGGCGGCCGGAGCTATCGGGCGATGGCCATGGCTCCCGCCGCCGCCTGCCCGAGCGCCGTCGCCGTCGCGCTGCTCACCGGCGTGCTGCTGCTCGGCTGCTCGCGGGCGGTGAACGTCGCCGGCGCGGCGTCGGACGGCCTCGTCTTCGTGCGCCAGACTCCCAGCGGCACCGACCTCTTCCGCGCGCGGCTCTCCGATGGCGCGATCGAGCGCCTGACCCGCACGCCCGGCCGCAACGAGGACTGGCCCGACTGGTCGGATCGGGCGGGCCGGCTCGCCTTCCTGAGCGGGCCCGCCGGCGGGAGTCCCACCTGGGACCTGCTGGTCTGGTCCGCTGCGCGCCGGGACCAGGCCGCCGTCTTCGTGCAAGGCCGGAGCGAGTACTTCCTCGACTGGTCGCCCGCCGCGCCGCTCCTCGCCTATTCCCATCAGACCGGGGCCGGGGATTTCGTCGTGGCCCAGATCGACGTCGCGAACGGGACGCGGCAGCAGCTCGCGAGCGCGAGCGGCGGTGCCTTCCTGGCACGGCCCTCGTTCTCCTTCGACGGCCGGCGCCTCGTGGCGCAGCGGATCGAAGGCGGCCTGAGCCAGCTCCTGATCCTCGCGCCGGGCGAGCCACCGCGCCGCGTGCTCGAGACGAGCGCCTACGACGACCACGGCCGCTTCACCCGCGACGACGCCTGGATCGCCTTCGACCGGCGCTCCTCCCGGCACGCGCCCGCCGACCTCATGCTCGTGCGGCCCGACGGCAGCGAGACACGCAACCTGACCAACAGCCCCGACCTCGACGAGCATTCGCCGCGCGTCTCACCGGTCCGCGACGAGCTCACCTTCGTCTCGGACCGCAGCGGCACGAACGACGTCTACGTCGTCGGGTATCCCGGTGGTGAGGCGCGCAACCTGACCCACACGCCCGACACGAGCGAGTGGATGCCGCAGTTCTCGCCGGACGGTGAGCGGATCGTGTTCGTGATCCTGCCCGGGGGCTTCCGCGCCGACCGCGACCGCCTCGACTACGGTACGGCGCGGATCGCGGTCGTGGACCGCGAGGGCCGCCGGCTCTTCGAGACGAACGGGATCGATCCCGACTGGATGCCGGCCTGGGAGTGAGAGGTCCTAACGGACCCGTTCGTTGCGCCGGCGCCGGAGCGCAGCGAGCGACCCGAGCGCGGCGGCGGCGACGGCAGCGGCTCCCGCGCCCGGCTCCGGCACCAGCCGGAACAGCTCGCCGCCGGCGTCCACGAAGTAGAGCTCCCCGAAGCCGTCCTCGGCGATCGCGGTGATGTCCTCGATCTCGGCGCCCTGCGGCGTGACGTCGATCGTGCCGGTGCGCTCGACGACCTCCTCGGCTTCACCGGTCGACCGGTTCCAGCGCAGGCTCCAGATCTTGTGGCGGCAGTAGTCGGCGAAGAGGTAGAGGCCGTCGAGCGCCGGGTAGGCGCTACCGCGGTACACCGAGCCACCCGTCACCGATCCGCTGCACCAGCCCGAGCCGACGTGCGCGTACTCGAAGACCGGCCTCACCAGGCTCGGGTCGCCGCAGGGCAGCGCGGGCCTCGAGTCGTAGCAACTGCTCCCCTCCTCGACGTCCCAGCCGTAGTTCCGGCCGCCCGGGCTGTCGGCCCGCTCGACGTCGATCTCTTCGAAGGCGTTCTGGCCGACGTCGCCGATGTAGAGGTCGGCGGTCTCGCGGTCGAAGGAGAAGCGGAACGGGTTGCGCAGGCCCTTGGCCCAGTGCTCGGGCTCCCAGGGCACCGACACGTCGTCGAGGTCGAAGCGCAGCATCTTGCCGAAGTCCTGGGCGTCGTCCTGCGCACGATCCCCGCCGCCGCCGCCGCCGTCGCCGAGCCCGAGGTAGAGCCAGCCGTCGCGGATCGCGAGCGTCCCGCCGTTGTGGTTCGCCGCAGGTTGGTCGAGCTGGTAGAGGATCTGCTCGCTGGCCTCGTTGGCGTCGTTCGAGGTGGCCGGAGTGCCGGTCACGATGAAGCGCGAGAGGCGGCTCTCGAGGTCTCCCCCGGCCGTGGCGTCGGGAGCCGTGTAGTACACGAAGAACTGTCCGCTGTCGTAGAAGTCGGGGGCGAAGGCGAGGCCCAGGAGCCCGCCTTCGCCGTTGGTCTCGACGTCCCCTCGGATGTCGAGGAAGGCGCCGGGCAGCACGGAGCCGTTCTGCAGGACCCGGATCGTGCCCGCGCGCTCGACGATGAAGAGCCGCGCGTCGCCGGGCGGAGCCGCCACGGTCATCGGAGCGTCGAGGTCCGTCGCCACGCGCTCGGCGGACAGCTCCTGGGAACGAGCGGCGGCGGCGCCAAGGGTAAGGGCCAGGGCGATCATGGAGGCGAAGCGCGGGCTCATGGGTCCCTCCTGACTGACGGACTGACTGCCTGCGCAGGGTAGCCTCGAGCCCGCGGGGCCGTCTCGCCCCGGGCCGCCCCGTCCCGGCCTGTCCCGTTCCGGCCCCCGGCGCTAGCTTGCCCGGCTCCGCGGTGGGCGTAGCTCAGTCGGTTAGAGCGCCAGGTTGTGGCCCTGGAGGTCGGGGGTTCAAGTCCCCTCGCTCACCCCAAGCAACTCCGCGAATCGTCGAAGGTTCTTCGATCCGCGCCAATCTGACACTGCCCGGAGTCGGGCCAAACTCGGGCCACCGGGCGGGCGCCATGCGGGCGAGCAGGTCGAGGGCCCGGGTCCCCTCGCACGTCCCGGAGATCCCTGCGCGGCCGGTCCTCAGGCCGCGCCGAAGCGCGCCCCGGCGAGGCCGAGGCCCTCGGCGCAGTGGGGCCCGCCCCAGTGCTCGACGACCTTGCCATCGCGCATGCGCAGGATCGCGGTGCCGTTGATCGTGACGGGCCGGCCCGAGGGCGGGACGCCGAAGAAGGGCGCGCCGGTGTGGGTGCCCGTGAGCGTCCAGTTCGAGACGACGAGATCGCCGGACTGGATCAGCAGCTCGACGCGGAAGCGCATGTCCGGGAAGGCCGCGCGCGCGGAGGCCCAGTAGCTCCGCTCGTGGCCGCGGATGTCGCCGGCGGCGCCCTCCGGGTTCACGCGCGCGCTCACGTGGGTCCGGAACTCCGGCGCGAAGGTGTCGAAGACGGCGTCGAAGTCGCCGGCGGCCATGCGCGCGCTGTAGGCGCCGAGGGTGCGCAGGTCGGCCGCGCTCGCGGCCGCGTCGGTCTGGACGATCATGGCTCCTCCGGGATCGGGTGCTGCGGGATCGTACCTGCCTCCGTACCGTCCCGCGCACGAGCCCGGTTGCCGGCCCCGCCGTGGGTCTCTCCGACGGGAGCCCGGACGGGAGCGCAGCACCGGACGTGGTAGCGTCCGCGCATGGCGCCGCCCCCCGCGCTCCCATCGCACTCCCCGCGCTGCCCGGGGCGCGCGGAGCCGCGGGAGGCGCCCCATTGAGCGGGGCCGCGACCGGCTGGGCGCTCGGCGAGCTCGAGGCGGCAGCCGCAATCGTGCACGAGGTGTTCGCGCCCACCCCGGCGATCGCCTGGCCGCTGCTCGCCGCGCGCTGCGGCACCGACGTCGTGGTGAAGCACGAGAACCACCTCCCGACCGGCGCGTTCAAGGTGCGCGGCGGGCTCCTCTACACGCGCGAGCTGGCGGCACGCGAGCCGGCGGTCCACACGCTGGTGGCCGCGACGCGCGGCAACCACGGGCAGAGCGTCGCCTTCGCCGCGCGCCGGGCCGGGCTGGCGGCGCGGATCGTGGTCCCGCACGGCAACAGCGCCACCAAGAACGCCGCCATGCGCGCCTACGGCGCCACGCTCGTCGAGCACGGGCGCGACTTCCAGGAGGCGCTCGAGCACGCTCGCGAGCTCGGCCGGGCCCCCGGCCATCACTTCGTGCCCTCCTTCCAGCGCACGCTCGTCGCGGGCGTGGCGAGCTGGGCGCTCGAGCTCTTCGCACAGGCGGGCCCGCTCGATCGGCTCTACGTCCCGATCGGGCTCGGCTCGGGGATCTGCGGCGCGATCGCGGTGCGCGACGCGCTCGGCCTCGCGACCGGCATCGTGGGCGTCGTCGCCGAGAAGGCCCCGAGCTACGCGCTCTCCTTCGCACAGGGTGAGCCGGTGGAAGCCGCGCCGGCCGACACGCTGGCCGACGGGCTCGCGGTGCGCCTTCCCGACGCCGATGCGCTCGCCGTGATCCGGCGCGGCGCGGAGCGGGTCGTCACGGTCGGCGAGGACGAGATCCGTGCCGCGATGCGGCACTACTTCACCGACACCCACAACGTCGCCGAGGGCGCGGGCGCAGCGCCGCTGGCGGCGCTGCTGCAAGAGCGCGGCGGGGCGCGCGATCCGCGGGAGCGCGCCGGGGCGCGCGATCCGCGGGTCGGGCTCGTGCTGACCGGCGGCAACGTCGACGCGGCGCTCTACGCCGAGGTGCTCCAGGCCGGCTGAGCCCTTGCGAGCCCGCGCGGGCTGCCCCAGTGTGGGTGCGTGCAGACGCCGTTCACCATCCAGGTCGGCTGCGCGGCGCCGATCCAGCTTGCCGGCATGCCGGGGATCTCGACCGTCGAGCTTGCCGCCGCCGTGGCCGATGCCGGCGGGCTCGGGATGCTCGGCGGCGCCATGATGCCAGCGCTGGCCCTCGACGCCGCTCTGGGTGCGCTGCAGCAGATCACGCCGGGCGCCGTCGGCGTCACCTTCCTGGTCCCCTTCCTCGACCCCGAGGTCGTGTCGGTGGCCTCCCGCCGATCCCGGGTCGTCGACTTCTTCTACGGCGCTCCCGATGCGGAGATCGTGCGGGTCGTCCACGCCGGCGGCGCCCTCGCGGCCTGGCAGGTGGGCTCGGGCGACGAGGCGCGCGCCGCGGCGGATGCGGGCTGCGACTTCGTGATCGCCCAGGGCACCGAGGCGGGCGGCCACGTGCGGGGCCGCACGAGCCTCCTGCCGCTGCTCGACGAGGTGCTCGCTGCCGCGGCGCTGCCGGTGCTCGCAGCCGGCGGGCTCGCGAGCGGGCGCGACCTGGCCGCGGTGCTCGCCGCCGGCGCCGCCGGCGCGAGGATCGGCACGCGCTTCGTGGCGAGCGCCGAATCGGGCGCGCACCCGGATTACGTGGCCGCCCTGCTCGCTGCCCGCTCCGGTGACACCGTTCTCTGCGAGACGTTCTCCGTCGGGTGGCCCGATGCGCCCCACCGCGTGCTGCGCAGCGCGGTCGCGGCGCTCGAGGGCCTCCCCGACGAGCCGGTGGGCGAGCTGCGGATCGCGGGGACGCCGGTCGCGCTCCCGCGCGGCAGCGTCTTCTCGCCCACCCGGGAGACGCACGGGCGGATCGACGCGATGGCGCTCTATGCCGGTGAAGGCGTCGGGCAGATCCGCGACGTGCCGCCGGCGCGCGAGATCGTGGCCGCCCTGATCCGCGACGCCGAGGCCCTGCTGGCGCGACCGCGTTGAGTTCTCCGGCGCGCACGCGGCGGCGGCTCACGGAACCGCGAGCGCGCTCCGGATCGCCGCCACGAGCCGCTCCGCCTCGCCGGCCGCGAGCGGCCGTTCGGGCTCCGGGTGATCCCAGGGCGTGGCGAGTGGCGCCGTGTCCCAGGGCCCGTGGCGCGGGACCAGGTGCACGTGCACGTGCGGAACGACGTTGCCGAAGGCGGCGTAGTTGACGCGTGCCGCGCCCGCCGCCGCCCGCACCGCGCGGGCCGCGTCCCAGACGTCGCGCGCGAGGTCGCGCGCGGTCGCGACCGGCAGATCCTCGACGAGGGTGGCGTGCTCGTCGAGGACCAGGAGCGAGCGGCCCGGAAAGCGGCCGTCGTCGTAGAGCGCGAGCGTCGCGACCCGCAGCCGTGCGATCGGGCGCGGCTGCGCGAAGCCGCACGCGGCGCAGCGCCACCCGTCCAAGCTAGGCCCGGATCTCCCAGCGCATCGGCGCCCGCTTGATCCCGCCGACGAAGCTCGAGCGCGCGCGCTCGACGGGCCCGTCGAGTTCCGCGAAGACCAGCCGCTCGCGCAGCGCCGCGAAGGCGCAGCGCAGCTCGAGGCGCGCCAGGTGCGCACCCAGGCAGACGTGCTCGCCGACCCCGAAGCCCAGGTGGCGGTTCGGGCTGCGATCGACGCGGAACACGTCCGGGTCCTCGAAGATCTCCTCGTCGCGGTTCGCCGAGGGGTAGAAGAGGCAGGTGCTCTGGCCAGCGCGGATCGTGCGGCCGCGCAGGACGTAGTCGCGGCGCGGCGTGCGGCAGAACTGGATCACCGGCGTCACCCAGCGCACCACCTCCTCGACCGCCAGGTCGAGCACGCCCTCGTCGCGGCGCAGCCGGGCCCACTCGGCCGGGTGCTCGAGGAACGCGATCATCCCGCCGGTCATGGCGTTGCGCGTGGTCTCGTTGCCGGCCACGACCAGCAGCAGGTAGTAGGAGAGGAGCTCCACGGCGCCGAGCGCCGCGTCGTCCACGGCGCCGTTGGCCACCACGCTCACGATGTCCTCGCGCGGCCGCTCGCGCCGCTCGCGCGCCATCGCGTCGAAGTACTGGAACAGCTCGATCCGGGCCGCCTCGAGCGTGCTCTCGGGGCCGCCCCCGCGCTGGAACTCGGGATCCTCGGGCGCGATCACCTCGTTGGTCCAGCGGAACAGGAGCCCCCGGTCGCGGGCCGGGACCCCGAGCATCTCGGCGATCACGGCGATCGTGATCGGCGCCGAGACGTCGCGCACGAAGTCGCCCTGGCCGCGGGAGGCAGCCTCGTCGAGCACCTCGCGCGTGATGCGTTCCACCTTCTCGTGGAGCCCGTGGACCACGCGCGGCGTGAACTGCCGGCTCGCGACGTTGCGGTACTTGCCGTGGTCCGGCGGATCCATGTTGAGCAGGTGGTGGATCTCCGCCTCGGGCGGCGGCGGCAGCTTGTTGCTGAACACGGCGAGGCGTGGCGCGTTCTCGAACAAGGCGGGCTGCTTCGAGAGCTCGATCACGTCGGCGTGCTTCGTGATCGCCCAGAACGGGTCGTAGTCGGGATGCTCGATCCAGGCGACCGGCTCGTGCTCCCGCAGCCACGCCCATTCGTGATAGGGGTAGCCGGCCTGCTCGTAGCGGAGGGCCGAGATGCAATCGAGCGAGCCACGATCGAAGCGGGTCGATGCGCTCATGGGACGGCTCCTGGGCAGGTCCGGAGAGGCTACCGCGCGGCCTCTCCGGCGGCCTCCCGCACCACGCAGATCGCCGAGAAGCCGCCGCCCGGCGTGCGGAGGTTCGTCACCTGCCCCTGGTAGGCGCGGGCGCCGAGCAGAAGCACCTCGTCGCGGTAGGCGTAGGCGCGGACGTCGAACTTCATGCGCCGGGGACCCTCGCCGGTGGCGACCACCACCTCGCCCGGCTCCACCCGGCGCTGCGCCACGAAGCCGCCGGCGGCCGCGATCTCCTCGAGCTTGCGGCGCGAGATCTTGTCGCCGCGGTAGACGGCGCGGCTCGCCCAGGCGGCCTCGGGCTTGAAGACCCACTCGCGACGCGTGCGCCAGGCCTCCTCGACGCCGAGGGCGGCGAGCACGCGCGTCTCGGGCACGACGGCCGCGAGCAGCGCGGCGTCCTCCGGCGAGGCGCCGAGTGCCAGGAGCGTCTCCCGCGAGGAGAGCCAGGCGAGCCGCCCCTTGTGCGCGAGCAGGTGGTGCTCGCGCGGCGAGGGCGTCACGACGACCTCGCCGGCCAGATACGCTGCCCGCAGCGCGGCGCTACGCGGCGCGTCGAGACGCCAGTCGGTGTCGCGCAGGTAGACGAGGTCGAGCGGGTCCGCCACGGCTTCGCCCGGGAGGCCCTCCGGAGCCCGGACGCGCAGGCCCCCTTCCGGCGCGCGCACGAGGTCGCCCACGTCGCAGACCACGGCCGCGATGCCGGCGGCCGCGAAGAGCGCCCGGAAGAGCTCGAACTCGGCGCGCAGGAACTGCGCGCCGGGGCGCTCGTCGGCGATCGCCACCCGGGCGAGCGGCCGCCCGGGGTGCGCCGCGGCCTGCTCGGCGACGAAGGTCGCGAGCAGCCGCTCGCGCATCGCCTCGACCGGCAGCAGCGCGCTGCACAGGCAGGCGAGCTGGGCCGGCGGGCACAGCGCCGCGGTGTGGAGCCCGTTCAGGAGCGCGCCGCCCGCGTTGGTGTTGACCTCGATGAGGCGCGGGCCGGCGGGGGTCAGGTGGAAGTCGTAGCCCATGAAGACGGCGTGGTTCGGGGGCCGGTGGCGCGCCACGGGGCCGGCGTCCGGCTCGGCATCGGCGCGGCGCTGGTAGGCCTCGCCGTGGGCCACCCGGAACAGGGCGGCCACGCTGCGGCGGATCGTCTCGAAGGCGCCCGGCTCGAGGGCGACGATGCTGCGCGCGTAGGGGACCGTCGCTTCGAGCGCCGCCTGGGCTTCGGGCACGGCGCGGACGATAGGCAACGGTCGCTGCGCGGGCGACGGCGGCTGGTCTACCTTGCGCCCGCCGTGGATCCCGAACGCCTCTACTTCTGGGGCCTGGTCACGCTGGCGCTGGCGAGCGTCGCGATC
Proteins encoded in this window:
- a CDS encoding nitronate monooxygenase; the protein is MQTPFTIQVGCAAPIQLAGMPGISTVELAAAVADAGGLGMLGGAMMPALALDAALGALQQITPGAVGVTFLVPFLDPEVVSVASRRSRVVDFFYGAPDAEIVRVVHAGGALAAWQVGSGDEARAAADAGCDFVIAQGTEAGGHVRGRTSLLPLLDEVLAAAALPVLAAGGLASGRDLAAVLAAGAAGARIGTRFVASAESGAHPDYVAALLAARSGDTVLCETFSVGWPDAPHRVLRSAVAALEGLPDEPVGELRIAGTPVALPRGSVFSPTRETHGRIDAMALYAGEGVGQIRDVPPAREIVAALIRDAEALLARPR
- a CDS encoding cytochrome P450, with protein sequence MSASTRFDRGSLDCISALRYEQAGYPYHEWAWLREHEPVAWIEHPDYDPFWAITKHADVIELSKQPALFENAPRLAVFSNKLPPPPEAEIHHLLNMDPPDHGKYRNVASRQFTPRVVHGLHEKVERITREVLDEAASRGQGDFVRDVSAPITIAVIAEMLGVPARDRGLLFRWTNEVIAPEDPEFQRGGGPESTLEAARIELFQYFDAMARERRERPREDIVSVVANGAVDDAALGAVELLSYYLLLVVAGNETTRNAMTGGMIAFLEHPAEWARLRRDEGVLDLAVEEVVRWVTPVIQFCRTPRRDYVLRGRTIRAGQSTCLFYPSANRDEEIFEDPDVFRVDRSPNRHLGFGVGEHVCLGAHLARLELRCAFAALRERLVFAELDGPVERARSSFVGGIKRAPMRWEIRA
- a CDS encoding PQQ-dependent sugar dehydrogenase — its product is MSPRFASMIALALTLGAAAARSQELSAERVATDLDAPMTVAAPPGDARLFIVERAGTIRVLQNGSVLPGAFLDIRGDVETNGEGGLLGLAFAPDFYDSGQFFVYYTAPDATAGGDLESRLSRFIVTGTPATSNDANEASEQILYQLDQPAANHNGGTLAIRDGWLYLGLGDGGGGGGDRAQDDAQDFGKMLRFDLDDVSVPWEPEHWAKGLRNPFRFSFDRETADLYIGDVGQNAFEEIDVERADSPGGRNYGWDVEEGSSCYDSRPALPCGDPSLVRPVFEYAHVGSGWCSGSVTGGSVYRGSAYPALDGLYLFADYCRHKIWSLRWNRSTGEAEEVVERTGTIDVTPQGAEIEDITAIAEDGFGELYFVDAGGELFRLVPEPGAGAAAVAAAALGSLAALRRRRNERVR
- a CDS encoding threonine dehydratase, translated to MSGAATGWALGELEAAAAIVHEVFAPTPAIAWPLLAARCGTDVVVKHENHLPTGAFKVRGGLLYTRELAAREPAVHTLVAATRGNHGQSVAFAARRAGLAARIVVPHGNSATKNAAMRAYGATLVEHGRDFQEALEHARELGRAPGHHFVPSFQRTLVAGVASWALELFAQAGPLDRLYVPIGLGSGICGAIAVRDALGLATGIVGVVAEKAPSYALSFAQGEPVEAAPADTLADGLAVRLPDADALAVIRRGAERVVTVGEDEIRAAMRHYFTDTHNVAEGAGAAPLAALLQERGGARDPRERAGARDPRVGLVLTGGNVDAALYAEVLQAG
- a CDS encoding cohesin domain-containing protein, coding for MQDRSLGVRARCRRAAVLATAALVTVPAWLAAAPAGAVSLGLSPPAVSPVPGGSFSVDLLVADLGGTVVGAFDVTLGFDPLALAVTGVSFDVELGAIPAEASAEAIAGSGTLSLAGFSLLPAAALEALQGDPVRLATIVFGVTSAAPSAITITAALLGDGAGAPITLTAPPSGTNVTPIPEPAGTLLFGSGLCLAAVVSRRRAAPA
- a CDS encoding ester cyclase → MIVQTDAAASAADLRTLGAYSARMAAGDFDAVFDTFAPEFRTHVSARVNPEGAAGDIRGHERSYWASARAAFPDMRFRVELLIQSGDLVVSNWTLTGTHTGAPFFGVPPSGRPVTINGTAILRMRDGKVVEHWGGPHCAEGLGLAGARFGAA
- a CDS encoding HIT domain-containing protein — translated: MDGWRCAACGFAQPRPIARLRVATLALYDDGRFPGRSLLVLDEHATLVEDLPVATARDLARDVWDAARAVRAAAGAARVNYAAFGNVVPHVHVHLVPRHGPWDTAPLATPWDHPEPERPLAAGEAERLVAAIRSALAVP